The sequence CTCCCCTCCTCCAGTGAACCCTGGCGGCTGGGCCCCTCCGTCTGTTGTCAGGGCGATAGGAAAACGCGAAGTGTGTAAATTTTTGAAGAAATTTAGTGAATGTTGTCAGAACAATCTATCTAAATCTCCGCTCTCATTATAACTTATTGtatttctgtataattattgtgtgattGTATGTGGTATGTTCAGTGTTGTGACATTATTGTCAATatcttttcttttcttttttttttttatatctctaatgcgcatgcgtagaaAGTAAAGATCGTAAGTGCTAAAACACTATTGAAGGTGATAAGATACTATCAAAAGGTGTTAAATGAAACTAGATttgaatgtacatgtgctCTAGCTGTGTCCGTACGTGCTGTCCTTTGTCAAGTCCATATATCAGTCTCTCTCTGGTGAGTAAAACAAGTATTAACTACTACAGTAAGATTCTAGCAAGCTATCCTTTTTtgcaatgcatgtatatgtctAGCCTGTCAGTTTGTAACTTAGATTTACTATAGTTAGCACgtactaataataattaatagtgATCATACATTAATCCACACCCTActctgtgcatgcacacacagatgaTGATGAACTACGAGATATTGTTCAGCGTGGGGGGAGTGTCCAGTCAAGCCACCCTCAACACAGTGGAGAAACACACGGGCTGTACCGACTGGGTCTCCTGTGCTCCTCTACCCTCTAGGAGGGCACATGGCGGCCTCGTCTCTGCGAGGGGTAAGCTCTACTCCATGGGGGGTCTCAACGGTCATTCTCGATTGGACACGGTTGACGTACTAGAGCCTGTGatggaggtgtggtcaagtGGCCCACCTATGACTGCACCGAGGAGCGATTTTGGAACTGTGTTCGATGGTGCGAGGTCTATTTATTGTGTTGGAGGGATGGTACGAAATCAAGACGTTGCCACGGTCGATGTTCTCGATATATGTAATAACTCGTGGAGAAAGGGACCGTCTCTGCAAGCACCGCGATCATTCCTTGGAGCTGCAATTGTCGACGGTGTCATATACGCAGTGGGCGGAGCTATTGGAAGAAAGAGACTTTCCTGGGTGGAGAGATTGGACACGAATGACTCATATCCAGAATGGAAGGAGGTGGCTGGTTTGAAGATTGCTCGCAGCAGACCTGGTGTGACCCAGCTGAACGGACGAGTATATGCAGTGGGAGGATATAATGGGAGCGACTATCTCAATAGTGCCGAGTATTACTGTCCGGATACCAACCAATGGGCGCTCATCGAAAGAATGGCTAATCCACGGAACAGTCCGGCCGTGGCGTGTTTTCGTGGAAGATTGATCGTTGCTGGTGGTTACGATGGAAAGAATATGTTAGACTCGGTGGAGAGCTACGATCCTGAACAAGACAGATGGTCTAACATGACCTCACTGAGTGCACCCCGCTGTGACTTCACCATGTGTACTGCTATTGTGACAGCTGTTACTGCCCTTGGTACATGGCTATGACTTTCATTTTTGTTtcttatacacacattattttGCACTTCTTTCCTATGTATCCTCttttttgttcattttcttTTCAAATTAGCCTATTCTGCTTTTTTATCATGCAATGTTATTTATGTTTTCAATTTCAAATtaacttattataattatttgctgtTGCAAACTCGTATATACAACCAACAACACGGTGTTCACACGACACAGGCAATACATTACGATAGCTACCATAATTAACGTACAGCTGTAGTATTGGTTACGTactgtcaggatcagctaTGGTGACCTGTGAGGCTAGCGGAGGTTAATTGGAGTACTAGACAGATTTGTGAAAGTGAGCAATATTTCTTAATTAGAATGATTAGCTCTAGTAGAACAAATCCataaataatatatatacagggAATCAAGAAATTAAAATTGAAATAagtatgatcataattatggtatagtatagctagctctagtagAACAAATCCATAAATAATAGAATCAAGAAATTTAAATTGAAATAAGTATGATCATATAAGCGCACGCACTCATGCTAAGGTGAAATCATCGGGACAGGGGGTGGGCGGCTCAATGTCTACAATCCAGGTGTTGTCAGGTAACACGGGTGTTGACGGGTGAGCAGCTGGAGTAAGGAACGATATGAGATTGTGGTGTGGTACATCGGGATGCTTGAGGGGCGTGGCGAAGGACATTAGATCTTCTCCTTTTTGAGTAGTACCTGAGGTGGTTGGATCAACGAAATTTCTCCTGGGGGTTGGAGAGATATCGTAAGTAGTGATGTCATCAGGAGTCATGTTATATATGTCTGGGGGCGTCTGTACAGAGAGTAGTGcagcagtgggtgtggtctgaaAGGAGACGGCCGTGGTCAGTGATCGGTAGATGGGAGTGGCCACTTGAGGAGAGTTCGTAGCAACCCCAGTAGCTAGTGGGCTCTCCAGTGatgctgtgtgcatgtgtgtgtgggtgggaggggGCGTTGGCTATAATTACTATACCACattgtaccataattatgctataatacAAAGCTGAGTGATCTTATACTGTAAGTAAGACACAGTTTGTGGGATGCATGGCGATTGCCTACCAGTTCTAGATGGCTTGGATTTGGTGAGAGGAGTTCTGGCAATGCAATCCTTGGACACGAAAGCACTCGTACCTGTACAGCACATAGCCTCACAGTTACCACACATAAGCCATTATTGTCTATATAGCGTACAACATTAATGAGGGCACACAAAGAAAGGGAGAACACAGCAATGTTGTATGATCAGTACACAACTGCATGCAAACACTAGATAATGGACAGGACGTTGGAAAGATCAACTCTACAGCAGGCAGTTTTTGAAAgggagtacataattatacactatagtacatgcacatacccAGAGCGGCCTCTGTGTCAGTGACACAATGAAGCTCCTCGAGGGAGGCGACTGGAGAGGGATCCAACAACATTTGCTCCTCTGATTGGGAACTAACCATCTCTGCAATCTGTTAGTGGAGCAACAGAGACTAGTatcaatgtacgtacatgcaacAATCAACTGTACATAACTGTGCATGGTCAGCATTATTTTCTAGAACATCAATTTTACAAAGCGATCATTATGCCAAACCTGGTCTGCTAGCTTGTCATACACTGTGCTTGAAGGAAGACTCTTGGCTGGGTTGGTACGGACTGGGTCCTTGGCCAGACTTCTGGCTGGAGGTTTCACAAAACGAGAGGAGGATAGCTTAGGTGTGTTCGCCAAACTGTCGTGAGTTGTGGATGGTATCGCCTTCTTCAGTTTAGCGCATTTGTGCAGTGCCTTCTGTGTCGGCTGTTTGTTGGATACAGGGCAGAGTACAGGGATCTTAGATCTCATTGGTTTGCCGATGTCAGCAGTTTTGGATGCAGCACGATGTACACTCTGTGATATGTTGTGGACTGCCTCTGGTGTGGACACTGGgattataaaaaaaaaggaTATCAGAAGAATTTCAAAATAGAAGTATGCTCACATTCTCGTCCTGCTCTCGGCATCAGATCCAGTTTGTGAGTGTGGtcatgtgggtgtggccttgtCCGTGGCTCAGGGGTGGGAGGCAGGAGCTCCAGTGGCTGTCAGGTACATAGCAACAAAATAGCACATGTAACTAAAGAAGATGATGACTTACTGGGAATTCAATCTTTGGTATGGCCAGGAGTGGTGGTCTGCCACTGTAGAACACACaggcagtgggtgtggtctgggATTTTATCTTCTCCAGCTTGGCCAACCATTTGGATATAGAAACAGTGTGAGAAGCTTGTAGTACATCCAGCCGTGTTCTGTGTGAGTACATACCATGGAAATAGCCCATGTGGAATTTACATTTAAAAGGTATttttgtaagctttcagaaaatcataaatgTTGATaaacgatactcaagttatggctgttgaaagatgttcaactatcCAAtcatggttcggggactcgtTCAGCTACACCCAATTTCAACGATATTACGATTTTCTGAAAGATACCTATTATTTGGAAGATGCCAATTTCACCTCATTTGGTTGAGACTGGCCAACAGTGTTCTCTGCTGTGTAAGAAGCATTTCCATCTTCTCAGCATCAAAGTCAGGCAGTCCAGCTGAACAAAAACAGAAGGCCGTACACATTATGTCTTGTTAGTGGCTGATTTGGTGGAGAAAGGAACAACTTACTTAGTCTACAAATGACTCTGAACTTTTTCAGTGCACAGCAGTAGAGTGTGAGCACACTGTAGCGGATGGATAGGTGCCATCATTATTATAACTACTAGCTGCAACAGCTCACCTGACAAGGTTCAGTTGACCGTCCTGATAGAGAGGAGACATTTTCCCTGACCTCACCAGCTTCTCGTAATCAGGCATCAAAGCATCCGGCACCTGCATAACAACCGTGAAGAGTGTTAGCACAACAGCTAGTGTTACAATAAGGCTCATTTTAAACACAACTCAATTAACACAGAATAATCACATGCTATGATGAACCTAGTACGAtactactgtacacccctCACATGAATCTGTATGTCTCTGGCATCCACAGTGCACTGATTATCCCCTCCCTCCAGCACACTCGCCACTACCTCGCGATATCTCTCACCTCGCTCCTCGAAGCCCTCCAATTGGCCCCACATCTCACGTGTCtgaacagagagggggagtggtcAGAGAGGGGGGTGGTTAGAGAGGGGGTGGTTAGAGAGGGGGGTGGTTAGTGATTGTGGTTACATGGGAATAAATCACCTTGTCCATTCGTCCTGGTCTCTGGATATCAGTGACCTTTGAACTCAGTGTCAGTGTTCTCTCATCAGTGCTCCCACACGCCCCCTcaccactgcacacacacagtacacaatcACAACTAGGACGCAAATAACGTCCTATCGGGTTTCAAATGCGAGGTTAGTTGATTGCGAATGACACTCTACAAGCCTGATTGCatttctaactattgcgaattgcatgcataaattAAAATTCAATAACGTCGCATTCGATCCGATATATGGTATCACCCTTGGTTACTATATTCTCACCCTTTCGTCAACCTCGACTTTTGCTCCTCACTGACTGATTGCAGCTGTTTCTTCAAGTGGGTCTCTTCCTTGCACTCAGACTGGTACTCTCTCACTAGACAACTGTACAGTGTAGGTCAGATCACATAAAATGACAGGCACATGTCATGTGTGTACCT comes from Halichondria panicea chromosome 7, odHalPani1.1, whole genome shotgun sequence and encodes:
- the LOC135338690 gene encoding kelch-like protein 18, whose product is MYMCSSCVRTCCPLSSPYISLSLMMMNYEILFSVGGVSSQATLNTVEKHTGCTDWVSCAPLPSRRAHGGLVSARGKLYSMGGLNGHSRLDTVDVLEPVMEVWSSGPPMTAPRSDFGTVFDGARSIYCVGGMVRNQDVATVDVLDICNNSWRKGPSLQAPRSFLGAAIVDGVIYAVGGAIGRKRLSWVERLDTNDSYPEWKEVAGLKIARSRPGVTQLNGRVYAVGGYNGSDYLNSAEYYCPDTNQWALIERMANPRNSPAVACFRGRLIVAGGYDGKNMLDSVESYDPEQDRWSNMTSLSAPRCDFTMCTAIVTAVTALGTWL
- the LOC135338688 gene encoding HAUS augmin-like complex subunit 6 → MAMDSTCTYKQLWLTNMLQLGLKPAAIEEQLKVSINEDMFNHINKKGSEIILHFLLSNLEPQLAKQRFRDCWPIYDKKQEQEFRKTCVSWVGDIAKEHTNSQLPRLCASLLLSPGGDRYYIFIYNLSKHALLMGTLSLADQNDVFVSSFLRNGVQDIVHKDVAIAAIKAHIVRNQQETVQRLSLQAELNKKWKATASCLVREYQSECKEETHLKKQLQSVSEEQKSRLTKGGEGACGSTDERTLTLSSKVTDIQRPGRMDKTREMWGQLEGFEERGERYREVVASVLEGGDNQCTVDARDIQIHVPDALMPDYEKLVRSGKMSPLYQDGQLNLVSVLTLYCCALKKFRVICRLTGLPDFDAEKMEMLLTQQRTLLASLNQMRTRLDVLQASHTVSISKWLAKLEKIKSQTTPTACVFYSGRPPLLAIPKIEFPPLELLPPTPEPRTRPHPHDHTHKLDLMPRAGRELSTPEAVHNISQSVHRAASKTADIGKPMRSKIPVLCPVSNKQPTQKALHKCAKLKKAIPSTTHDSLANTPKLSSSRFVKPPARSLAKDPVRTNPAKSLPSSTVYDKLADQIAEMVSSQSEEQMLLDPSPVASLEELHCVTDTEAALGTSAFVSKDCIARTPLTKSKPSRTASLESPLATGVATNSPQVATPIYRSLTTAVSFQTTPTAALLSVQTPPDIYNMTPDDITTYDISPTPRRNFVDPTTSGTTQKGEDLMSFATPLKHPDVPHHNLISFLTPAAHPSTPVLPDNTWIVDIEPPTPCPDDFTLA